From a region of the Apibacter sp. B3706 genome:
- the pgtP gene encoding phosphoglycerate transporter protein PgtP, translating to MSNFLAPPKPIERKPESEVKSSYTQLRLQVFIGIFIGYAAYYLVRKNFSLAMPYLVEMGFSKSDLGIAFSFNATAYGLSKFIMGGISDRSNARKFLPLGLILAAVSTIIAGTSIGMYNITVMAVFQFLVGWFGGMGWPPCGRVMTHWFSVKERGTKMAIWNLAHNVGGGLLGQVTKWGILFASSLSMSVLSWKVGMFWFPAGIAILIAIISYILIRDNPQACGLPSIEEYKNDFPPNYSKDSEKVLSTKEIFFKYVLNNKMLWFVAFANAFVYFIRYGVQDWAPTYLSEVKGYSQSDISNAYTYYELAAIPGTLLCGWVSDKIFKGKRAMTTIIFMLLVIVSIVVYWQNPDSKLVDLIALTSIGFFIYGPVMLIGVQALDLAPKNAAGTAAGLTGFFGYFIGTSLLANIVMGKVVESLGWSASFQLLIGSGILSIIFMAFTYKKEQELDKNK from the coding sequence ATGTCAAATTTTTTAGCTCCACCTAAGCCTATTGAACGTAAGCCGGAATCGGAAGTTAAATCTTCCTATACGCAATTGAGGCTTCAGGTCTTCATAGGAATATTTATAGGATATGCCGCCTATTATCTTGTTAGAAAAAACTTTTCATTGGCTATGCCTTATTTAGTTGAAATGGGTTTTTCTAAATCAGACCTCGGAATTGCCTTTTCATTCAATGCTACTGCGTATGGTTTATCTAAGTTCATTATGGGTGGTATTTCAGATAGAAGTAATGCAAGAAAATTCCTTCCTTTAGGATTAATTTTAGCTGCGGTTTCAACCATTATAGCAGGAACTTCCATAGGAATGTATAATATTACCGTAATGGCCGTTTTCCAATTTTTAGTGGGTTGGTTCGGGGGTATGGGTTGGCCTCCCTGCGGACGTGTGATGACTCATTGGTTTTCTGTTAAAGAAAGGGGAACAAAAATGGCTATATGGAATTTAGCTCACAATGTTGGTGGTGGATTATTAGGTCAGGTAACCAAATGGGGAATTCTTTTCGCTTCATCTCTTAGTATGAGTGTTCTAAGCTGGAAAGTAGGAATGTTTTGGTTTCCTGCAGGAATTGCCATCCTAATCGCTATAATTTCTTATATTCTTATTCGTGACAATCCTCAAGCATGCGGCTTGCCGAGCATTGAAGAATATAAAAATGATTTCCCTCCTAATTATTCTAAAGATTCCGAAAAAGTATTATCGACTAAAGAAATATTTTTCAAATACGTTTTAAATAACAAAATGCTTTGGTTCGTTGCATTCGCTAACGCCTTTGTTTACTTTATCCGATACGGAGTACAAGACTGGGCTCCAACTTATCTTTCAGAAGTAAAAGGATATTCCCAAAGTGATATCAGCAATGCCTATACCTATTATGAATTGGCTGCTATACCGGGAACCTTATTATGTGGTTGGGTTAGTGATAAGATATTTAAAGGGAAAAGAGCCATGACTACCATTATATTTATGTTATTGGTAATTGTATCAATAGTTGTGTATTGGCAAAATCCGGACAGTAAATTAGTTGATTTAATCGCATTAACTTCAATTGGATTCTTTATCTATGGTCCGGTGATGTTAATAGGTGTTCAAGCATTAGATTTAGCTCCTAAAAATGCTGCAGGAACTGCTGCAGGTCTTACCGGTTTCTTCGGTTATTTTATCGGTACTTCATTACTTGCTAATATAGTTATGGGAAAAGTAGTTGAATCCCTTGGATGGTCGGCAAGCTTCCAATTGTTAATTGGCAGCGGCATTTTATCCATTATATTTATGGCTTTCACTTACAAAAAAGAACAAGAATTGGATAAAAATAAATAA
- a CDS encoding glycerophosphodiester phosphodiesterase family protein, whose protein sequence is MRNNKLVTLACLSMIALSCSSDDNASTNSKEEVLHLSPEMQKVRDYVPENAVIGHRGTSYWAPESTESAYRWARNMGADYLEADLQITKDSVILVVHDNVLTRTSNIKDIYPDRATQPASTFTYEELLKLDAGTWFNHDKNTSPDRARPSFSSQKQYISTLEDLLMFAQGKRLKRDANGERIWKKTNGKYTFEYENDPADNGNRPGIYIETKEPSLNPGIEHALVKELNRHGWNIIEKPATETAHFKNGKVNVGNTNGKVVLQTFSHNSLLILKDLFKGKIPTALLFWKGTGPDDIHDDQQATYIKHINFGIENLAQFIGPSIAGGTPPDNWPELLNPWQAELIHQSGMKIHPYSFDNEGQMIKYFSFYDGMFTNQSDLTIRFYHEKQLREGGPAYQDAKTILTDLGY, encoded by the coding sequence ATGAGAAATAATAAGCTGGTTACATTAGCATGTTTAAGTATGATAGCTTTATCATGTAGTAGCGATGATAACGCATCCACAAACAGTAAAGAAGAAGTTCTTCATTTATCTCCTGAAATGCAAAAAGTAAGGGATTACGTTCCTGAAAATGCCGTAATAGGTCACAGAGGAACCTCTTATTGGGCACCGGAGTCTACAGAGTCCGCATATAGATGGGCACGAAATATGGGAGCAGATTATTTGGAAGCTGATCTTCAAATTACCAAAGACAGCGTAATTTTAGTAGTGCATGACAATGTACTGACCCGAACGTCCAACATTAAAGATATCTATCCGGACAGAGCAACTCAACCTGCCTCTACCTTTACTTATGAAGAATTATTAAAGTTGGATGCCGGTACTTGGTTTAACCATGATAAAAATACATCACCCGACAGAGCTAGACCAAGCTTCTCCTCTCAAAAACAATATATCAGCACCTTGGAAGACTTACTAATGTTTGCACAAGGAAAACGTTTAAAAAGAGATGCTAACGGAGAAAGAATTTGGAAAAAAACAAACGGAAAATATACTTTTGAATATGAAAATGATCCGGCAGATAATGGAAACAGACCCGGAATTTATATTGAAACTAAAGAGCCCAGTTTAAATCCCGGAATAGAGCATGCTTTAGTAAAGGAATTGAATCGACATGGATGGAACATTATTGAAAAACCGGCTACAGAAACCGCCCATTTCAAAAATGGTAAAGTAAATGTCGGAAATACCAATGGAAAAGTTGTATTACAGACTTTTTCTCATAATAGCTTACTGATTTTAAAAGATTTATTTAAAGGAAAAATTCCAACCGCTTTATTATTTTGGAAAGGTACCGGTCCGGATGATATACATGATGACCAACAAGCCACTTATATAAAGCATATTAATTTCGGAATTGAAAATTTAGCACAGTTTATTGGTCCTTCTATTGCCGGAGGAACTCCACCCGACAATTGGCCGGAATTATTAAATCCTTGGCAAGCAGAATTAATACACCAATCAGGCATGAAAATACATCCTTACTCTTTCGATAATGAGGGACAAATGATTAAATATTTTTCTTTTTATGATGGAATGTTTACCAATCAATCGGATCTAACAATTCGTTTCTATCATGAAAAGCAACTCAGAGAAGGAGGACCGGCTTATCAAGATGCTAAAACTATATTGACAGATTTAGGCTACTAA